The Chitinophaga flava genome has a segment encoding these proteins:
- a CDS encoding glycoside hydrolase family 95 protein, with the protein MKYMITCLLTVVVATSGFSQEQSLKLWYTSPASATAKDGTSPWKDDPAWLQALPIGNGNIGAMVFGDVNQERIQLNEKTLWNGSRDDNDNPEASRYLPEIRSLLFQGRFKEATALTNKTQICKGAGSGTGNGSNVPFGTYQTLGDLRIDFGKSSPYEAYQRSLQLDDAIVRVSYQQEGVHYTREYFISAPANVMAVKFSADKKGALSFTATLDRPERFTTKAANGELVMSGALNNGKGGDGMKYITRLQARHKGGQLKYSGNQLIVKDADEVVLYLAASTDYLPNYPVYKGRDYAGLTAAALKAATAMSYTQLKQAHVKDYQRLFNRVSLQLAPIADDIPTDVRLQKMKETGNDNHLTQLYFQYGRYLLISSARKNTLPANLQGIWANKVLTPWNGDYHTNINVQMNYWLAENTNLGELHLSLTNFIQGIEKPAAHSAAVQFGGSGWCVNPIVNVWGFTSPGEDPSWGLTTGASGWICEHLWEHYAFTKDTAYLHKVYPTLREAARFYLGWLVKDPSTGKLVSGPASSPENAFEAPDGSNGTISMGPSHDQEVIHELFTNVLQAAGILHQSDPLLDKLREAKANLLMPQIGADGRIMEWAQPYPEKEPGHRHMSHLYALYPGYAFNEAQAPQYVHAARKSLEYRLQHGGGHTGWSAAWCTNLWARLKNGPEALKTFNDILLHKSAANLFNLHPPFQIDGNFGATAGIAEMLLQSHEGMVTLLPALPPEWKDGAVKGLCARGAFEVSMSWKDGKLSAATLRALKGGGCQVRYGDQIVVMNTEAGKEYPLDALLR; encoded by the coding sequence ATGAAATATATGATTACCTGTCTGCTGACCGTGGTAGTAGCTACCAGTGGTTTTTCGCAGGAGCAGTCATTAAAATTATGGTATACTTCCCCTGCCAGCGCTACCGCCAAAGATGGAACTTCTCCCTGGAAAGATGATCCTGCCTGGTTACAGGCTTTGCCGATTGGTAATGGTAATATCGGCGCCATGGTTTTTGGTGATGTCAACCAGGAGCGGATACAGCTCAATGAAAAAACATTATGGAACGGCAGCCGCGATGACAACGACAATCCGGAAGCTTCCCGCTACCTGCCGGAGATACGCAGCCTGTTGTTTCAGGGCCGGTTTAAGGAAGCTACCGCGCTGACCAATAAAACCCAGATCTGTAAAGGGGCCGGCTCTGGCACCGGTAATGGTTCTAATGTGCCATTCGGTACTTATCAGACGCTGGGCGACCTGCGCATCGATTTCGGTAAAAGCAGCCCCTACGAAGCTTATCAGCGCAGCCTGCAATTGGATGATGCTATTGTCAGGGTCAGCTATCAACAGGAAGGAGTACACTATACCCGTGAATATTTTATCAGCGCGCCAGCCAATGTGATGGCCGTGAAATTTTCTGCCGATAAAAAGGGGGCACTTAGCTTCACCGCCACACTGGACAGACCAGAACGTTTTACCACCAAAGCTGCCAATGGTGAGCTGGTCATGAGTGGTGCACTCAACAACGGCAAAGGTGGTGATGGCATGAAATATATCACCCGGCTACAGGCCCGCCACAAAGGCGGTCAGCTGAAATACAGCGGCAACCAGCTGATTGTAAAAGACGCGGACGAAGTGGTGTTATACCTTGCCGCTTCTACAGATTACCTGCCCAACTATCCCGTATACAAAGGAAGAGATTATGCAGGGCTGACAGCCGCCGCATTAAAAGCGGCTACCGCCATGTCCTATACACAATTAAAGCAGGCGCATGTAAAAGATTACCAGCGGCTGTTTAACCGGGTGTCTTTACAACTGGCTCCCATAGCAGACGATATCCCTACAGATGTCCGTTTGCAAAAAATGAAGGAAACTGGCAACGATAACCACCTGACACAGCTGTACTTCCAGTATGGCCGTTACCTGCTGATATCTTCGGCCAGAAAAAACACGCTGCCGGCTAATCTGCAGGGTATATGGGCCAATAAGGTACTCACCCCGTGGAACGGCGACTATCACACCAATATCAATGTACAGATGAACTATTGGTTGGCTGAAAATACCAACCTGGGAGAACTGCATCTGTCGTTGACCAATTTCATTCAGGGTATAGAGAAACCCGCCGCACATTCTGCCGCTGTACAGTTTGGCGGTTCGGGATGGTGTGTGAACCCTATCGTGAATGTATGGGGCTTTACATCACCAGGTGAAGATCCTTCCTGGGGGCTGACTACCGGTGCCAGTGGCTGGATCTGTGAGCATCTGTGGGAACATTATGCTTTTACGAAGGATACTGCATATCTGCATAAAGTATATCCGACGCTGAGAGAGGCCGCCCGTTTTTACCTGGGCTGGCTGGTAAAAGATCCGTCAACAGGTAAGTTGGTATCCGGACCAGCATCTTCTCCGGAAAATGCCTTCGAAGCACCTGATGGTAGCAATGGTACCATCAGTATGGGCCCTTCGCATGACCAGGAGGTGATACACGAATTGTTTACCAATGTGCTGCAGGCTGCGGGCATCTTACATCAGTCAGATCCCTTGCTGGACAAACTCCGCGAAGCCAAAGCCAATCTGCTGATGCCGCAGATAGGCGCTGATGGCCGTATTATGGAATGGGCACAGCCTTATCCGGAGAAAGAACCCGGGCATCGCCATATGTCGCATTTATATGCGCTCTATCCCGGTTATGCCTTTAACGAGGCCCAGGCCCCGCAATATGTACATGCTGCCCGTAAATCGCTCGAATACCGCCTGCAACACGGTGGCGGACATACCGGCTGGAGTGCGGCATGGTGCACCAATCTGTGGGCCCGGTTAAAAAATGGTCCTGAAGCCTTAAAAACCTTTAACGATATTCTCCTGCACAAATCAGCCGCGAATTTGTTTAACCTGCATCCGCCTTTCCAGATAGACGGTAACTTCGGCGCTACCGCCGGTATCGCTGAAATGCTGTTGCAGAGCCACGAAGGGATGGTGACATTATTGCCCGCCCTGCCACCGGAATGGAAAGACGGCGCTGTAAAAGGACTCTGCGCCCGTGGAGCTTTTGAAGTAAGTATGTCCTGGAAAGATGGAAAGCTGTCTGCCGCTACGCTGCGGGCCCTCAAAGGTGGTGGTTGTCAGGTGCGTTATGGCGACCAGATTGTGGTGATGAACACCGAAGCGGGAAAAGAGTATCCGCTGGACGCACTATTACGATGA
- a CDS encoding efflux RND transporter periplasmic adaptor subunit → MRKIFIYLAFTGLLFACKNKQATENTNASTKGEAENIVTLDSLQRKNAAIVLDTARTINMHATLRATGVVDVPPQNLISISSPLGGYLKSTRLLPGSQVSKGEVLGIMEDQSYIQLQQDYLTAKANMEYLSADMERQRTLSEADAISKKKYQQVLNEYKTAQVTLKSVGEKLRIININPDKLTVGSISRTAPIYSPINGYVTKVNVNIGRYVMPSDVLFELVNPEDIHAAVTVFEKDITSFRKGVKGKVTLVEKPDQEYEIETILVTKNINDNRSGLIHCHFEKPGHDLLPGMFLNATFEMDNQQALAVPENAVVRYMGKEYIFTTQDGHTFTFTPVNTGLKENKMVQLLPGGKDLRNEKIVVEGAYSLLGKLKNKGEEE, encoded by the coding sequence ATGCGGAAGATATTCATATACCTCGCCTTCACAGGATTATTATTTGCCTGCAAAAACAAACAGGCCACAGAAAACACCAACGCCAGCACTAAAGGAGAAGCAGAAAACATCGTGACACTCGACAGCCTGCAGCGGAAAAATGCAGCCATCGTACTCGACACTGCCCGTACCATCAACATGCACGCCACCCTGAGAGCCACCGGCGTAGTAGACGTACCTCCGCAGAACCTGATCTCCATCAGTTCTCCTTTAGGCGGTTATCTCAAAAGCACCCGCCTGCTGCCAGGCAGCCAGGTATCAAAAGGGGAAGTACTGGGTATCATGGAAGATCAGAGCTACATACAGCTTCAGCAAGACTACCTCACAGCCAAAGCCAACATGGAATATCTCTCCGCCGATATGGAAAGACAACGGACCCTCAGCGAAGCAGATGCCATCAGCAAAAAGAAATATCAACAGGTACTCAATGAATACAAAACCGCTCAGGTGACCCTTAAATCTGTCGGGGAAAAACTGCGTATCATCAACATCAATCCGGATAAACTCACTGTTGGCAGCATCTCCCGCACAGCACCCATCTACTCTCCCATCAACGGTTATGTGACCAAAGTCAATGTCAACATCGGCCGTTATGTAATGCCCTCCGATGTGTTGTTTGAGCTGGTCAACCCGGAAGATATCCATGCAGCCGTTACCGTGTTTGAAAAAGATATCACCTCCTTCCGGAAGGGCGTAAAAGGTAAAGTGACACTGGTAGAAAAACCGGATCAGGAATATGAAATAGAAACAATCCTCGTCACCAAAAACATCAACGACAACCGCAGTGGCCTGATCCACTGCCACTTCGAAAAACCCGGCCACGATCTGCTGCCGGGCATGTTCCTCAACGCTACTTTCGAGATGGATAACCAGCAAGCGCTGGCAGTGCCCGAAAATGCCGTCGTACGCTATATGGGCAAGGAATATATCTTCACCACACAGGATGGCCATACCTTTACCTTCACGCCTGTAAACACCGGCCTGAAAGAAAATAAAATGGTACAGCTGCTTCCTGGTGGAAAAGATCTGCGGAATGAGAAAATTGTAGTGGAAGGCGCCTATTCACTGTTAGGCAAACTGAAAAATAAAGGAGAAGAAGAATAA
- a CDS encoding CusA/CzcA family heavy metal efflux RND transporter, with protein MLNSIIRFSIKNKLIIGLFVLALIGWGSYSVTQLPIDAVPDITNNQVLVISSAPSLGAPDVERFITVPIELATRNIPGIIEQRSFSRFGLSLVTIVFNDQTDVYWARQQVSERLAQVRQQIPAGMAEPELGPVTTGLGEVFQYVVKPKPGYEGKYDLTALRDIQDWTVRRQLLGTEGVADVSSFGGTVKQYEVAISPEKLKSFQVTISDVYRSLQENNQNTGGAYIEKGPGVLFIRSEGLVKNLEDIGNIAIKRINNGIPVLIRDVATVKTGTAIRYGAMVLNDQQEVAGAVVMMLKGENSNKVIRNIKDKIAAIEKTLPEGIAIEAFLDRTKMVDNAISTVERNLLEGALIVILVLVIFMGNVRAGLIVASVIPLSMLFAIILMHLFGVSGNLMSLGALDFGLLVDGAVIIIEAVMHKLTKGATLSGVKQLTQEQMDEEVESSAKTMMNSAAFGQVIILIVYLPILSLQGIEGKMFRPMAQTVSFAILGACLLSLTYVPMMGALFLNKKLSHKESFADKMMERIKRLYDPLLQRVLRIPVLVVAVAFVLFGAAALVLSNMGGEFIPQLEEGDFAVDTRLLPGTSLSTTIKTTEKAAGVLKRQFPEVEKVVTKIGSGEIPTDPMPMEAADMMVILKPKHEWTSAASFPELAGKMSKALEEIPGITTGFQFPVQMRFNELMTGARQDVVCKIFGDDLDTLAAYADKIGSIVRTVQGAKDLYTETVTGVPQLVVSYKREAIARYGASVTDVNNTIQAAYAGATSGLIFEGEKRYDLVVRMNENEKKDINEINNLQVGLPNGQQVPLQVLADVEIQDGPYQIQREDARRRITVGFNVRGRDVQSIVTELQTKVSEHLKLPPGYYITYGGQYENLQHATKRLSIALPVALLLIFLMLFFAFHKLKYCLLIFSAIPLSAIGGVFTLWMRGMPFSISAGIGFIALFGVAVLNGIVLIGEMNQLKNSGMTNIRQIIIQATHDRLRPVLMTATVASLGFLPMALSNGAGAEVQRPLATVVIGGLITATLLTLVVLPALFLLFEEGWKKPKPAALMLLLLLGAPSLLQAQTTKPLTLQQALQTAQQQNLQLKLSQQQAAYYQALTRSSTDLPKAQVMAELGNVNSNSFDNKFTLTQGFAFPTVYKRQKQLYEQEWQQAKLQTTLQQTEITRLVKLAYLQLQFLKAKKVLLQKTDSIVSSYSRVAKLRYDNGESNLLEKTTLENQEHQAKMQLELLQSDQKTAIAQLNMLLHETPSDIDPADTLGSSPILFDSTKLQQHPYLQVYQQQQQLNSSKTQLEKARLLPDWMLGYSNQSIVGWQPDKNNVERYYGPGHRFSIAQVGIGIPIFASAQKARIKAAQQMQASSATATALATEQLHNQLEQNWNDYLKYQQAISYYHRSALKESDIIIQTANISYKNGEIGYIEWSTLISNAIALQSQYIDVLKELNIRKTELEYLLQFNQQ; from the coding sequence TTGTTAAACAGTATTATCCGCTTTTCCATCAAAAACAAGCTGATCATAGGCTTGTTTGTACTGGCACTGATAGGCTGGGGTAGTTATTCCGTGACCCAGCTCCCAATTGATGCAGTGCCCGACATCACCAACAACCAGGTGCTGGTGATCTCTTCTGCGCCCAGCCTGGGCGCTCCCGACGTAGAACGTTTCATCACCGTACCCATAGAACTGGCCACCCGCAATATTCCCGGGATCATCGAACAACGTAGCTTTTCCCGTTTCGGACTAAGCCTGGTGACCATCGTCTTCAATGACCAGACAGATGTTTACTGGGCCAGGCAACAGGTAAGCGAACGGCTGGCACAGGTACGCCAGCAGATACCTGCCGGTATGGCTGAGCCCGAACTAGGGCCGGTAACAACCGGTCTGGGAGAGGTTTTCCAGTATGTGGTAAAACCCAAACCCGGCTATGAAGGCAAATATGATCTCACCGCCCTGCGCGACATACAGGACTGGACCGTAAGGCGTCAGCTGCTGGGCACCGAAGGGGTGGCTGATGTCAGCTCCTTTGGCGGTACCGTCAAACAATATGAGGTGGCCATCAGCCCCGAGAAACTCAAGAGTTTCCAGGTAACCATCTCCGATGTATACCGCAGCCTTCAGGAAAACAACCAGAACACCGGCGGCGCCTATATAGAAAAAGGCCCCGGCGTATTGTTTATCCGCAGTGAAGGGCTGGTGAAAAACCTCGAAGACATCGGCAATATCGCCATCAAAAGGATCAACAACGGCATTCCGGTATTGATAAGAGATGTAGCCACCGTTAAAACGGGAACGGCTATACGTTATGGTGCCATGGTACTCAATGATCAACAAGAGGTAGCCGGCGCTGTAGTGATGATGCTGAAAGGGGAAAATAGCAACAAGGTGATCCGCAATATCAAGGATAAAATAGCCGCCATAGAAAAAACATTACCGGAAGGTATCGCCATAGAAGCATTTCTGGACAGAACAAAAATGGTAGACAACGCCATCTCCACTGTAGAACGTAACCTGCTGGAAGGCGCCCTGATCGTGATCCTGGTACTGGTTATCTTCATGGGCAATGTCCGCGCCGGCCTGATCGTAGCCTCTGTGATACCGCTGTCTATGCTCTTTGCCATCATCCTGATGCATCTCTTCGGCGTAAGCGGCAACCTGATGAGTCTAGGAGCACTCGACTTCGGCCTGCTGGTAGATGGCGCCGTGATCATCATCGAAGCGGTGATGCACAAACTCACCAAAGGCGCTACCCTCAGCGGCGTAAAACAGCTCACACAGGAACAGATGGACGAGGAAGTGGAATCATCCGCCAAAACTATGATGAACAGTGCTGCCTTCGGCCAGGTGATCATCCTCATCGTATATCTGCCTATCCTCTCCCTGCAGGGTATTGAAGGCAAGATGTTCCGCCCGATGGCACAAACCGTGTCTTTCGCTATCCTCGGCGCCTGCCTGCTGTCGCTTACTTATGTACCGATGATGGGCGCACTCTTCCTCAACAAAAAACTGAGTCATAAAGAGAGCTTCGCGGATAAAATGATGGAGCGGATAAAACGCCTGTACGACCCGCTTTTACAGCGGGTACTACGTATACCCGTACTCGTGGTAGCCGTTGCTTTTGTATTATTTGGCGCGGCAGCGCTGGTACTTTCCAACATGGGCGGGGAATTTATTCCGCAACTGGAAGAAGGCGACTTTGCCGTAGATACGCGGCTACTGCCGGGCACTTCGCTGAGCACTACTATCAAAACCACCGAAAAGGCGGCCGGCGTACTGAAACGCCAGTTTCCCGAAGTAGAAAAAGTAGTGACCAAAATAGGCTCCGGTGAAATTCCAACAGACCCCATGCCGATGGAAGCTGCCGACATGATGGTGATCCTCAAACCTAAACACGAATGGACCAGCGCTGCCAGTTTCCCTGAGCTGGCCGGCAAAATGAGCAAGGCCCTGGAAGAGATTCCTGGTATCACCACCGGCTTTCAGTTTCCCGTTCAGATGCGCTTCAATGAACTGATGACTGGTGCCCGTCAGGATGTGGTTTGTAAAATATTCGGCGACGACCTCGATACCCTTGCTGCCTATGCCGATAAAATTGGCTCCATCGTAAGGACCGTACAGGGTGCTAAAGACCTCTACACCGAAACCGTCACCGGTGTGCCCCAGCTGGTAGTATCTTACAAACGGGAGGCCATCGCCCGTTACGGTGCTTCTGTTACCGATGTCAACAACACCATACAGGCCGCCTACGCCGGCGCTACTTCGGGGCTGATATTCGAAGGCGAAAAAAGATATGATCTCGTTGTACGCATGAACGAAAATGAGAAAAAAGATATCAACGAAATCAATAACCTCCAGGTAGGGCTACCCAACGGACAGCAGGTGCCTCTGCAGGTTCTGGCCGACGTTGAGATTCAGGATGGTCCTTACCAGATACAAAGGGAAGATGCCCGCCGCAGAATCACCGTTGGTTTTAACGTACGTGGCCGCGATGTGCAGAGCATCGTGACGGAGTTGCAAACCAAGGTGAGCGAACACCTTAAACTTCCTCCGGGATATTATATCACCTATGGTGGACAATACGAAAACCTTCAACATGCTACCAAAAGATTAAGTATTGCGCTGCCAGTGGCACTGCTGCTGATATTCCTGATGTTGTTCTTTGCTTTTCATAAATTAAAATATTGCCTGCTGATATTCTCCGCCATCCCCTTGTCCGCTATTGGCGGGGTATTCACACTGTGGATGCGGGGCATGCCTTTCAGTATCTCTGCAGGCATAGGTTTTATCGCATTGTTTGGCGTGGCAGTATTAAACGGTATTGTATTAATCGGAGAAATGAATCAGTTAAAAAACAGTGGTATGACAAACATACGGCAGATCATCATCCAGGCCACACACGACAGATTAAGGCCTGTACTGATGACCGCCACCGTGGCTTCACTCGGCTTCCTGCCGATGGCCCTCAGTAATGGCGCTGGCGCGGAAGTACAACGACCGCTGGCCACCGTTGTAATCGGAGGTCTGATCACCGCTACCCTGCTCACGCTGGTAGTACTTCCTGCACTTTTCCTGTTGTTTGAAGAAGGATGGAAAAAACCCAAACCGGCAGCACTGATGCTCCTGTTATTGCTGGGCGCTCCTTCCCTGCTGCAGGCACAAACCACAAAACCGCTCACCTTACAACAAGCCCTGCAGACAGCACAGCAGCAAAACCTGCAGCTGAAACTCAGCCAGCAACAGGCCGCCTATTATCAGGCGCTCACCCGCAGCAGCACCGACCTGCCTAAAGCACAGGTGATGGCAGAACTGGGAAATGTCAACAGTAATTCTTTTGATAACAAATTCACGCTCACCCAGGGCTTTGCCTTCCCTACCGTATACAAACGGCAAAAACAACTGTATGAGCAGGAATGGCAACAAGCAAAGCTGCAAACCACACTGCAACAGACAGAGATAACAAGACTGGTAAAGCTGGCCTATCTTCAGCTGCAATTCCTTAAAGCCAAAAAGGTACTGTTGCAAAAAACAGACAGCATCGTTTCCAGCTACTCCAGAGTGGCCAAACTCCGCTACGACAACGGAGAAAGTAACCTCCTGGAAAAAACAACGCTGGAAAACCAGGAACACCAGGCTAAAATGCAGCTGGAACTGTTGCAGTCCGATCAGAAAACGGCCATCGCACAACTAAACATGCTGCTGCATGAAACACCGTCAGACATAGACCCTGCCGACACACTGGGTAGCTCCCCCATTTTATTCGACAGTACTAAACTGCAGCAACATCCTTATCTGCAGGTATACCAGCAGCAGCAACAACTCAACAGCAGCAAAACACAACTCGAAAAAGCCAGGCTGCTGCCCGACTGGATGCTGGGCTACTCCAACCAGTCCATCGTAGGGTGGCAACCGGATAAAAACAATGTAGAACGTTACTACGGCCCCGGCCATCGTTTTTCCATTGCCCAGGTAGGTATCGGCATCCCTATCTTCGCTTCTGCGCAGAAAGCCAGGATAAAGGCCGCACAACAGATGCAGGCCAGCTCCGCCACCGCCACCGCACTGGCCACCGAACAACTGCACAACCAACTCGAACAAAACTGGAACGACTATCTGAAATATCAACAGGCCATCAGCTACTATCATCGCTCGGCACTGAAAGAATCAGATATCATCATACAAACGGCCAATATCAGCTATAAAAACGGCGAAATAGGGTACATCGAATGGAGTACCCTCATCAGCAATGCCATCGCCCTGCAAAGCCAGTATATCGATGTTTTGAAGGAACTCAACATCCGGAAAACAGAACTGGAATATTTATTACAATTCAATCAGCAATAG
- a CDS encoding VIT1/CCC1 transporter family protein, translating to MTHQEKHFTGSELLRDIVIGMSDGLTVPFALAAGLSGTVKDVNLIVIAGLAEIAAGSIAMGLGGYLAGKTEVDHYQSELKREYEEIETVPEREREEVETFFAELGLSRDLQQKAAAELITDKDRWADFMMKYELGLEKPDAARATKSALNIGVSYIVGGLIPLSPYFFVSEGLQGLKISALITIICLFIFGYFKSRITGLNPVMGGIRVAVIGTIAAGCAFGIARLIGG from the coding sequence ATGACACATCAGGAAAAGCATTTTACCGGATCTGAATTATTACGTGATATCGTTATCGGAATGTCCGACGGCCTTACGGTACCTTTTGCCCTGGCTGCAGGCCTCAGCGGCACTGTGAAGGATGTAAACCTGATCGTTATTGCCGGACTGGCAGAAATAGCGGCCGGTTCCATTGCCATGGGATTGGGCGGTTACCTCGCTGGTAAAACGGAAGTAGACCACTATCAGAGTGAGTTGAAGAGAGAATATGAGGAGATAGAAACCGTGCCGGAAAGAGAAAGGGAGGAAGTGGAAACATTTTTTGCAGAACTGGGCCTGAGCCGGGACTTGCAGCAGAAGGCCGCAGCTGAACTGATAACAGACAAAGACCGCTGGGCCGACTTTATGATGAAATATGAGCTGGGCCTCGAAAAACCGGATGCTGCAAGGGCTACCAAAAGTGCGCTGAACATCGGTGTCTCCTATATCGTTGGCGGACTGATTCCGCTGTCTCCCTATTTCTTTGTGAGCGAAGGGCTTCAGGGCCTTAAAATATCGGCCCTGATCACCATCATCTGCTTATTTATATTTGGCTATTTCAAAAGCCGTATCACCGGACTTAATCCTGTTATGGGCGGAATTCGTGTAGCCGTTATCGGTACTATTGCCGCAGGTTGTGCGTTTGGTATCGCCAGGCTGATTGGCGGATAA
- a CDS encoding ADP-ribosylglycohydrolase family protein, which yields MKTFLLLVMTALSAAMATTAQSPGPVVHLPKEVLQDKIKGGWAGQTIGVTFGGPYEFRYNGTFIQDYQPLEWHKGYVKEVMDSFPGLYDDLYMDLTFVDVMERNGLDAPADSFAQAFAQAGYVLWHANQAARYNILNGLKAPASGHWQHNMHADCIDYQIEADYAGLMSPGLPNAASAISHKIGHIMNYGNGWYGGVYVGAMYSQAFITADIKQVVVNALSVIPTQSKFRQCMSDVIKWHQQYPNDWHRTWFELQKKWSSDLSCPDAIFNPLNIDATINCAYVILGLLYGNGDYEKTLEISTRAGQDADCNPSTAGGILGTMLGYKKIPQKWKDGLAGAEDINFKYTSISLNKAYDISYRHALANIKRHGGREQGNMVVIPLQSPEPVAFEESFPRLVPVSKKDFHINDNEITLTIEGNGFVLSGYAAKKGEVPDRVITATVSIDGHLTDTIRMPTNYLTRKDEIYYNLNLPAGKHSIKIQVIDPHPDYELRTGYYVTFRKQ from the coding sequence ATGAAAACATTTTTGCTGCTGGTAATGACTGCACTGTCAGCTGCTATGGCCACCACTGCACAATCTCCGGGCCCGGTGGTCCATCTCCCCAAAGAAGTATTACAGGATAAGATTAAAGGCGGATGGGCCGGACAAACCATCGGCGTTACTTTTGGCGGCCCTTATGAATTCCGGTACAACGGTACTTTTATCCAGGACTATCAGCCACTCGAATGGCATAAAGGTTATGTAAAAGAAGTGATGGACAGTTTTCCCGGCCTTTACGATGATCTTTATATGGACCTCACCTTTGTAGACGTGATGGAACGCAACGGCCTCGATGCACCAGCAGACTCCTTTGCACAGGCTTTCGCACAAGCCGGTTATGTACTGTGGCATGCCAATCAGGCCGCCCGTTATAATATCCTCAATGGTCTCAAAGCACCTGCCTCCGGACATTGGCAGCACAATATGCATGCAGACTGCATCGACTATCAGATAGAAGCCGACTATGCAGGGCTCATGAGCCCCGGCCTGCCCAACGCTGCTTCCGCCATCAGTCATAAGATTGGTCATATCATGAACTATGGCAACGGATGGTATGGTGGCGTATATGTGGGTGCTATGTACTCTCAGGCATTTATTACCGCGGATATCAAACAGGTGGTCGTGAATGCATTAAGTGTCATTCCGACACAGAGCAAGTTCCGTCAGTGTATGAGCGATGTGATCAAATGGCATCAACAATATCCTAACGACTGGCACCGGACCTGGTTTGAGCTGCAGAAAAAGTGGTCATCCGATCTCAGCTGCCCCGACGCTATTTTTAATCCGCTGAACATCGATGCCACCATCAATTGCGCCTATGTAATACTCGGACTGCTGTATGGTAACGGCGACTATGAAAAAACACTGGAGATATCCACCCGCGCCGGCCAGGATGCAGACTGCAACCCATCTACAGCCGGAGGTATACTAGGCACTATGCTGGGATATAAAAAAATTCCGCAGAAATGGAAAGACGGACTAGCAGGAGCAGAAGATATCAATTTTAAATATACCAGCATCTCCCTCAACAAAGCCTATGATATCAGCTACCGTCATGCACTGGCCAATATCAAACGCCACGGAGGACGTGAACAGGGCAATATGGTGGTTATTCCACTGCAATCACCTGAGCCCGTAGCCTTCGAAGAGAGCTTCCCCCGTCTGGTACCGGTGAGCAAAAAAGATTTTCACATCAATGACAATGAGATCACACTGACGATAGAAGGCAATGGTTTTGTACTAAGCGGCTATGCCGCCAAAAAAGGAGAAGTACCTGACCGCGTGATCACCGCTACCGTCAGCATAGACGGGCACCTTACAGATACCATCAGGATGCCTACTAATTATCTGACACGCAAAGATGAAATCTACTATAACCTTAACCTTCCCGCAGGAAAACACAGCATAAAAATACAGGTCATCGATCCACATCCGGATTACGAACTGCGAACAGGTTATTACGTTACCTTCCGTAAACAATAA
- a CDS encoding RNA polymerase sigma factor translates to MNDDVSLLERLSTGDRHAFTELYQRYQPKLSRYLLPFTGHANDTADEIVQDVFVKLWLKRETLAGLQRLEYYLYRMARNRMVDIFRHEKSRRQHDARAMEAAGDIYQLEDELKYREYHQLAREAIALMPERRRQIFELSTQRDLSWAEIADNMNLSVAVVKKQLHLASRSVKEYIARHGDIILFLLLCFL, encoded by the coding sequence ATGAATGATGATGTATCGCTTTTGGAGCGGTTGTCAACGGGCGACCGTCACGCGTTTACGGAGCTGTATCAACGCTATCAACCAAAACTATCCCGCTATCTGTTGCCTTTTACGGGTCATGCCAACGATACTGCTGATGAAATTGTGCAGGACGTATTTGTAAAGTTATGGTTAAAGAGAGAGACACTCGCCGGATTGCAGCGGCTGGAATATTATCTGTACCGGATGGCCCGGAACAGAATGGTGGATATTTTCCGCCATGAAAAAAGCCGGCGTCAGCATGATGCCCGCGCCATGGAAGCAGCAGGGGATATCTACCAGCTGGAAGATGAACTTAAATATCGTGAATATCATCAGCTGGCCCGTGAAGCTATTGCGCTGATGCCGGAAAGAAGAAGACAGATATTTGAACTGAGTACCCAGCGGGACCTCTCCTGGGCTGAAATAGCAGACAATATGAACTTGTCGGTGGCTGTTGTAAAAAAGCAGCTGCACCTGGCCAGCAGGTCTGTGAAGGAATATATAGCTCGTCATGGTGATATTATTCTCTTTCTGTTATTATGTTTTTTATAG